A single genomic interval of Cygnus atratus isolate AKBS03 ecotype Queensland, Australia chromosome 22, CAtr_DNAZoo_HiC_assembly, whole genome shotgun sequence harbors:
- the CENATAC gene encoding centrosomal AT-AC splicing factor isoform X1 — translation MAVHYCALCRRTSFAGRRHLYGAAHRRRLREALGRLQEEVAAARAALGGAAVRRYEPAEHERRVWCLCCGRAVRRDWRRGGLALPQAGLLHHLAGPEHRRETARFWRENRAEAALRERFLVSPEDYGRFAAALAQALGAYEEREEERIRQMAAGIREAERRQRETVQAALEPHTEPELCAGPSVCSSTAAPTSKQHTHRKIILSSTKRDSSHNAEQPGPSGMQTGPDLNWMESGQALTFIGHQETEGKGNVHTGAKPPWLTEEDEGDGSEQQIGPSYEEFLRQKDKQKLKKLPADRVGANFDHTSQTGDSWLPSFGRVWNHGRRWQSRHQFRAESGEKKKKR, via the exons ATGGCGGTGCACTACTGCGCGCTGTGCCGCCGCACCTCCTTCGCCGGCCGCCGCCACCTGTACGGCGCCGCGCaccggcggcggctgcgggaggCGCTGGGccggctgcaggaggag GtggcggcggcgcgggcggcgcTGGGCGGCGCGGCCGTGCGGCGGTACGAGCCGGCGGAGCACGAGCGGCGCGTCTGGTGCCTGTGCTGCGGCCGCGCCGTGCGGCGGGACTGGCGGCGCGGAGGGCTGGCGCTGCCGCAGGCCGGGCTCCTGCACCACCTGGCCGG ccccgagCACCGCCGGGAGACGGCGCGGTTCTGGCGGGAGAACCGCGCGGAGGCGGCGCTGCGGGAGCGGTTCCTGGTGTCGCCGGAGGACTACGGGCGCTTCGCGGCGGCGCTGGCGCAGGCCCTGGGCGCCTACGAGGAGCGGGAGGAGGAGCGCATCCGCCAG ATGGCGGCCGGCATCCGGGAGGCGGAGCGCAGGCAGCGGGAGACCGTGCAGGCCGCCCTCGAG CCTCACACAGAGCCAGAACTTTGTGCGGGACCTTCTGTCTGCAGCTCCACCGCAGCACCCACAAG CAAGCAACATACGCACAGAAAGATTATTCTCTCATCCACAAAGAG GGATTCCTCTCATAATGCTGAGCAGCCTGGCCCAAGCGGTATGCAGACAGGACCCGATTTAAATTGGATGGAATCAGGCCAGGCTTTGACCTTCATTGGCCACCAG gaaacagaagggaaaggaaatgttCACACAG GTGCAAAACCTCCCTGGCTGACAGAGGAAGACGAAGGGGATGGAAGTGAACAACAAATTGGACCTTCATATGAAGAATTTCTAAGGCAAA AGGATAAGCAGAAATTGAAAAAGCTCCCAGCAGACCGCGTTGGTGCCAATTTTGACCATACCTCTCAGACAGGCGACAGCTGGCTTCCTTCCTTTGGACGGGTTTGGAATCACGGCAGGAGGTGGCAGTCCAG GCATCAGTTTAGAGCTGAatcaggggaaaagaagaagaaaaggtga
- the CENATAC gene encoding centrosomal AT-AC splicing factor isoform X2, which produces MAVHYCALCRRTSFAGRRHLYGAAHRRRLREALGRLQEEVAAARAALGGAAVRRYEPAEHERRVWCLCCGRAVRRDWRRGGLALPQAGLLHHLAGPEHRRETARFWRENRAEAALRERFLVSPEDYGRFAAALAQALGAYEEREEERIRQMAAGIREAERRQRETVQAALEPHTEPELCAGPSVCSSTAAPTRDSSHNAEQPGPSGMQTGPDLNWMESGQALTFIGHQETEGKGNVHTGAKPPWLTEEDEGDGSEQQIGPSYEEFLRQKDKQKLKKLPADRVGANFDHTSQTGDSWLPSFGRVWNHGRRWQSRHQFRAESGEKKKKR; this is translated from the exons ATGGCGGTGCACTACTGCGCGCTGTGCCGCCGCACCTCCTTCGCCGGCCGCCGCCACCTGTACGGCGCCGCGCaccggcggcggctgcgggaggCGCTGGGccggctgcaggaggag GtggcggcggcgcgggcggcgcTGGGCGGCGCGGCCGTGCGGCGGTACGAGCCGGCGGAGCACGAGCGGCGCGTCTGGTGCCTGTGCTGCGGCCGCGCCGTGCGGCGGGACTGGCGGCGCGGAGGGCTGGCGCTGCCGCAGGCCGGGCTCCTGCACCACCTGGCCGG ccccgagCACCGCCGGGAGACGGCGCGGTTCTGGCGGGAGAACCGCGCGGAGGCGGCGCTGCGGGAGCGGTTCCTGGTGTCGCCGGAGGACTACGGGCGCTTCGCGGCGGCGCTGGCGCAGGCCCTGGGCGCCTACGAGGAGCGGGAGGAGGAGCGCATCCGCCAG ATGGCGGCCGGCATCCGGGAGGCGGAGCGCAGGCAGCGGGAGACCGTGCAGGCCGCCCTCGAG CCTCACACAGAGCCAGAACTTTGTGCGGGACCTTCTGTCTGCAGCTCCACCGCAGCACCCACAAG GGATTCCTCTCATAATGCTGAGCAGCCTGGCCCAAGCGGTATGCAGACAGGACCCGATTTAAATTGGATGGAATCAGGCCAGGCTTTGACCTTCATTGGCCACCAG gaaacagaagggaaaggaaatgttCACACAG GTGCAAAACCTCCCTGGCTGACAGAGGAAGACGAAGGGGATGGAAGTGAACAACAAATTGGACCTTCATATGAAGAATTTCTAAGGCAAA AGGATAAGCAGAAATTGAAAAAGCTCCCAGCAGACCGCGTTGGTGCCAATTTTGACCATACCTCTCAGACAGGCGACAGCTGGCTTCCTTCCTTTGGACGGGTTTGGAATCACGGCAGGAGGTGGCAGTCCAG GCATCAGTTTAGAGCTGAatcaggggaaaagaagaagaaaaggtga